A genomic stretch from Leptotrichia sp. HSP-536 includes:
- a CDS encoding DUF3829 domain-containing protein translates to MKLKKCILIALMTILFAVACEKKENSKNNGKAKTLDMKKEISTEEIKKYNEYLKISNEPNSEEWNSFFKEIKKEEFSDTNGEIKNISNEAMSIETLDNSINLIGDYIKQIADVMQESPKMEAIDKNAENLINSLVEEQKVLTEIDDYFEKGDYKKDRLERVQELNDKYKVVLQNRQENNKIFSNSLRELAEAINKKMEEKLKKDKKITKLNILKFITSVNEFGETAFGKNNLNFDEYELKKLENVNAKVQKEYKVISEITLENAKKENITEADFNKIKSSSKILSENMEKMVSGVKTQNIQVVVMSASNVLNAQTDLEGIYNLLILQK, encoded by the coding sequence ATGAAATTAAAGAAATGTATTTTAATTGCATTGATGACTATATTATTTGCTGTAGCTTGTGAAAAAAAAGAAAACAGTAAAAATAATGGGAAAGCAAAAACTTTGGATATGAAAAAAGAAATTTCAACTGAAGAAATTAAAAAATATAATGAATATTTAAAAATAAGTAATGAGCCAAATTCTGAAGAATGGAATTCATTTTTTAAAGAAATAAAAAAAGAGGAATTTTCGGATACAAATGGCGAAATAAAAAATATTTCAAATGAAGCCATGTCCATTGAAACTCTTGACAATTCAATTAACCTGATTGGAGATTATATAAAGCAAATTGCAGATGTAATGCAGGAATCACCGAAGATGGAAGCGATTGATAAAAATGCTGAAAATTTGATAAATTCCTTAGTGGAAGAACAGAAAGTGCTGACAGAAATTGATGATTATTTTGAAAAAGGTGACTATAAGAAAGACAGGCTGGAAAGAGTTCAGGAATTGAATGATAAATATAAAGTTGTGTTGCAGAATAGACAGGAAAATAATAAAATTTTTTCCAATTCACTGCGTGAACTGGCTGAAGCTATTAATAAAAAAATGGAAGAAAAATTGAAAAAAGATAAAAAAATCACAAAATTGAATATTTTAAAATTTATAACTTCGGTTAATGAATTTGGAGAAACAGCTTTTGGAAAGAATAACTTGAATTTTGATGAATATGAATTGAAAAAATTGGAAAATGTAAATGCCAAAGTACAGAAAGAATACAAAGTTATATCTGAAATAACATTGGAAAATGCTAAAAAGGAAAATATAACTGAAGCAGACTTTAATAAAATAAAGTCAAGTTCAAAAATTTTATCTGAAAATATGGAAAAAATGGTATCGGGAGTAAAAACCCAAAATATTCAAGTAGTTGTTATGAGTGCAAGCAATGTTTTAAATGCACAAACTGATTTGGAAGGTATATACAATCTTCTAATTTTGCAAAAATAA
- a CDS encoding AEC family transporter codes for MKELIFCLNATMPVFLLMLLGYVFRKVGVMDLGFADKTNRFVFLALLPMLLFKELSLSDFSAIWDLKYLLFCFFATFFSIMIMCVTSAFLRDKSIRGEFIQAGFRSSAALLAYAFVQNVYGEAKIVALMVIGAVPLYNVASVVILMLLRPKQGRLNRVVLKNTLKGVIKNPLILGILAGMIWALLKIPQPVIMKKSISTFSSAATPLGLLALGASFDVKEVFSKIKPVVVSSSFKLIILTAIFLPVAIKLGFRDEKLVAVLGMLGSPTTPTSFTMAKGMGHNGTVTSGTVMVTTIISIFTLTGWLYVLKIMGLM; via the coding sequence ATGAAAGAATTAATATTTTGCTTGAATGCCACAATGCCTGTATTTTTGCTTATGTTACTTGGATATGTGTTTAGGAAAGTTGGAGTTATGGATTTGGGATTTGCAGATAAGACGAACAGGTTTGTGTTTTTGGCACTTTTGCCTATGCTTTTGTTTAAGGAATTGTCGTTGTCTGATTTTTCGGCAATTTGGGATTTAAAATATCTGTTGTTCTGCTTTTTCGCAACATTTTTTTCAATAATGATAATGTGTGTTACTTCAGCTTTCTTAAGAGACAAATCAATTCGTGGGGAATTTATTCAGGCGGGATTTAGAAGCAGTGCGGCTCTGCTTGCCTATGCGTTTGTGCAGAATGTGTATGGAGAAGCTAAGATTGTAGCACTTATGGTAATTGGAGCGGTTCCTTTGTACAATGTCGCTTCAGTTGTAATTTTAATGCTGCTTCGTCCAAAACAGGGAAGACTTAATAGAGTGGTTTTGAAAAATACGTTAAAAGGAGTTATAAAAAATCCTTTGATATTGGGAATTTTGGCTGGAATGATTTGGGCATTGCTAAAAATTCCACAGCCAGTAATTATGAAAAAATCAATTTCGACATTTTCTTCGGCGGCAACTCCGCTTGGACTGCTTGCACTTGGGGCGAGTTTTGATGTAAAGGAAGTTTTTTCAAAAATAAAGCCAGTGGTAGTTTCATCTTCATTTAAATTGATTATTCTTACTGCGATATTTTTGCCAGTAGCTATAAAATTAGGATTTAGGGATGAAAAATTGGTTGCTGTGCTTGGAATGCTTGGAAGCCCGACAACTCCGACTTCGTTTACAATGGCAAAGGGAATGGGTCATAATGGGACAGTAACTTCGGGAACTGTGATGGTTACGACAATTATTAGTATTTTTACATTGACAGGTTGGCTATATGTACTGAAAATTATGGGATTAATGTAA
- the mnmA gene encoding tRNA 2-thiouridine(34) synthase MnmA, whose amino-acid sequence MERRKKVVLGMSGGVDSSVAAILLKEQGYDVIGVFMKNWDEKDENGVCMAEEDYKDVIAVAEQLEIPYYSVNFVKEYWDKVFTYFLDEYKKGRTPNPDVMCNKEIKFRAFLDYAMKIGADYVATGHYARIIHEEKDGKIKSTMLRGIDDNKDQTYFLCQLNQEQLEKVLFPLGEYTKPQIREIAEKYNLATAKKKDSTGICFIGERDFNKFLSQYLPAKGGNIVNTQGKVLGHHNGLMYYTIGQRKGIGIGNTKEGTGEPWFVVDKDLEKNELIVTQGDNSVLYSKGLIATDFNFINEVQFPLECAVKFRYRQKDTKAVINKLDENKYEVIFNGPQKAVTLGQIVVAYDGEVCLGGGIIDKIVK is encoded by the coding sequence ATGGAAAGAAGAAAAAAAGTTGTGCTAGGAATGTCGGGAGGAGTAGATTCTTCTGTTGCGGCAATTTTGCTTAAGGAGCAAGGGTACGATGTAATTGGGGTTTTTATGAAGAACTGGGACGAAAAGGATGAAAATGGGGTTTGTATGGCGGAAGAAGATTATAAGGATGTAATTGCTGTGGCGGAGCAATTGGAGATACCTTATTATTCGGTGAATTTTGTAAAGGAGTATTGGGACAAGGTTTTTACATATTTTCTAGATGAATATAAAAAAGGAAGAACTCCTAATCCTGATGTGATGTGTAACAAAGAGATTAAATTTCGTGCATTTCTAGATTATGCGATGAAAATTGGGGCTGATTATGTGGCGACAGGGCATTATGCGAGAATTATTCACGAAGAAAAAGATGGAAAGATCAAATCGACTATGTTAAGAGGAATTGATGATAACAAGGATCAGACATATTTTCTTTGTCAATTAAATCAGGAGCAGCTGGAAAAAGTGCTGTTCCCATTGGGAGAATACACAAAGCCGCAAATTCGTGAAATAGCTGAAAAATATAATTTGGCAACGGCGAAGAAAAAAGACAGTACAGGAATCTGCTTTATTGGAGAACGTGACTTTAATAAATTTTTATCACAATACTTGCCTGCAAAAGGTGGAAATATTGTAAATACACAGGGAAAAGTGCTAGGACATCATAATGGACTTATGTATTACACAATTGGACAGAGAAAAGGAATCGGAATTGGAAATACGAAGGAAGGGACTGGAGAGCCTTGGTTTGTTGTGGATAAGGATTTGGAAAAAAATGAACTGATTGTAACGCAAGGCGATAATTCAGTGCTTTATTCAAAAGGTTTAATCGCAACAGACTTTAACTTTATAAATGAAGTGCAGTTTCCACTGGAATGTGCTGTAAAATTTAGATATAGGCAAAAAGATACAAAAGCTGTAATTAACAAACTAGATGAAAATAAATATGAAGTGATTTTTAATGGGCCGCAAAAGGCTGTAACATTGGGACAGATTGTAGTTGCTTATGATGGTGAGGTTTGTCTTGGTGGAGGAATTATTGATAAGATTGTAAAATAG
- a CDS encoding M15 family metallopeptidase, whose amino-acid sequence MRKNIKKDIFIGIFSIIGIMGTGTKLYAEPIFRQRYVDDKSEKIEEELADVYENPSHSTAVKHMVSVEVPVWKLKNGKKISSKARIQILNLLADEVKEIFTEIYNGPEKFPIKSVGGYNWRPNGLASLHSLGRAIDINPDENPQLSPDGKVLVGKKWEPGKNPYSITPEGDVVRAFTSRGWNWGADYTRPDYMHFDFPTKVSFELLNY is encoded by the coding sequence TTGAGAAAAAATATAAAAAAAGATATATTTATAGGAATATTTTCTATTATAGGAATTATGGGAACTGGAACAAAACTTTATGCTGAACCAATTTTTCGGCAACGGTATGTAGATGATAAGAGTGAAAAAATTGAAGAAGAATTAGCAGATGTTTATGAAAATCCTTCGCATTCAACTGCTGTAAAGCATATGGTCTCAGTTGAAGTACCTGTATGGAAATTAAAAAATGGGAAAAAGATTTCGAGTAAAGCAAGAATACAAATATTAAATTTATTAGCAGATGAGGTTAAAGAAATATTTACAGAAATATACAATGGACCAGAAAAGTTCCCTATTAAATCAGTAGGAGGATATAATTGGCGTCCCAATGGACTTGCAAGTCTTCATAGTCTTGGACGTGCAATAGATATAAATCCTGATGAAAATCCCCAGTTAAGTCCTGATGGAAAAGTTTTAGTAGGGAAAAAATGGGAACCAGGTAAAAATCCTTATTCTATAACTCCTGAAGGCGATGTAGTAAGAGCATTTACTAGTAGAGGATGGAACTGGGGAGCAGATTATACTAGACCTGATTATATGCACTTTGATTTTCCAACTAAAGTTTCATTTGAACTTTTAAATTATTAA
- the mscL gene encoding large-conductance mechanosensitive channel protein MscL, with protein sequence MFKEFKEFISKGNVIDLAVGVIIGGAFGKIVTSLVDDMIMPILGIILGKINFTGLKLVITPAQGNKPEVAVLYGSFIQNVVNFLIMAFVIFLMVKFINKLRKTDKEAEEVVKEEVPTKEETLLAEIRDILKTK encoded by the coding sequence ATGTTTAAAGAATTTAAGGAATTTATTTCAAAAGGAAATGTGATAGATTTAGCAGTCGGAGTTATTATAGGAGGAGCATTTGGAAAAATTGTAACATCATTAGTTGATGATATGATTATGCCAATTCTAGGAATTATATTAGGAAAAATTAATTTTACTGGTTTAAAACTTGTTATTACTCCTGCTCAAGGGAATAAACCTGAAGTAGCAGTACTGTATGGTAGCTTTATTCAAAATGTTGTAAACTTTTTAATAATGGCTTTTGTTATTTTTCTAATGGTCAAATTCATTAATAAATTAAGAAAAACTGACAAAGAAGCTGAAGAAGTTGTTAAAGAAGAAGTTCCAACTAAAGAAGAGACGTTGCTAGCAGAAATTAGAGATATCTTAAAAACTAAATAG
- a CDS encoding epoxyqueuosine reductase QueH produces the protein MENIDFKYKKNTENLIERDIKNAKEILERMNPKQKINYHTILTKLISDWENKDIRPKILIHSCCAPCSTYTLEFLTQYADVTVLFANNNIHPKAEYEKRALVQQEFIEKFNERTGNDVGFIEDEYKPMDFYKAVKGLENQKEGGARCTACFQMRLDIVAKKAQELGFDYFGSALTLSPHKNSQLINTLGLEIQEIFDVKYLPSDFKKNNGYKRSVDMCAEYDVYRQCYCGCIFAAMDQGIDLNEYK, from the coding sequence ATGGAAAATATTGATTTTAAATATAAGAAAAATACGGAAAATCTTATTGAAAGGGATATAAAAAACGCAAAGGAAATTCTGGAAAGAATGAATCCAAAACAAAAAATCAATTATCATACAATTTTGACAAAATTAATTTCAGATTGGGAAAATAAGGATATTCGTCCCAAAATACTGATTCATAGCTGCTGTGCCCCTTGCAGTACATATACATTGGAATTTCTTACGCAATATGCTGATGTGACAGTATTATTTGCCAATAATAATATTCATCCAAAAGCAGAATATGAAAAAAGAGCCTTGGTTCAGCAGGAATTTATTGAAAAATTTAATGAGCGTACTGGAAATGATGTTGGATTTATTGAAGATGAATATAAGCCAATGGACTTTTATAAGGCTGTGAAAGGGTTGGAAAATCAAAAAGAGGGTGGAGCAAGATGTACTGCTTGTTTTCAGATGAGACTTGACATTGTGGCAAAAAAGGCTCAGGAATTAGGATTTGACTATTTTGGAAGTGCTTTGACACTAAGTCCACATAAAAACAGTCAATTAATAAATACATTGGGCCTAGAAATTCAGGAAATTTTTGATGTTAAATATCTTCCGTCTGATTTTAAGAAAAATAATGGATACAAACGTTCAGTTGATATGTGTGCAGAATATGATGTGTATAGACAATGTTATTGTGGCTGTATTTTTGCTGCAATGGATCAGGGGATTGACTTGAATGAGTATAAATAG
- a CDS encoding pyridoxal phosphate-dependent aminotransferase, protein MKKFSDRVLNMQYSPIRKLVPYIDEAKRSGVKVYQLHIGQPDVETPDTFFEGLNNYKEKIVKYTNSAGIIELRESFSKSYAKVGIDILPEDILITQGGSEAIQITLQAICNPGDEVLVPEPYYTNYDSFLRIADAKLVPIETSIENHYHLPEREEIEKLITPKTKAIMFSNPSNPTGIVFKKEEMELIRDIAIKHDLYIITDEVYRQFIYDEEIEKSYQSFMSIPEIKDRVILVDSISKHYSACGARIGVIASKNKDFMAQALKFCQARLSVSTIEQYASTNLINTLDTYIDNTKLEYKVRRDMIYNNIIKIPGVITYKPSSALYLIAELPVDDIEKFAIWLLTEFRYENQTLSFAPGPGFYTTPGKGTKEARFSFCTHNLIEIENGMKVLEKALETYNKLDK, encoded by the coding sequence ATGAAAAAATTTTCAGACAGAGTTTTAAATATGCAGTATTCACCAATTAGAAAATTAGTGCCGTATATTGATGAAGCAAAGAGATCTGGAGTGAAAGTGTATCAGCTGCATATAGGGCAGCCTGATGTGGAAACGCCAGATACATTTTTTGAGGGATTAAATAATTATAAGGAAAAAATTGTTAAATATACAAATTCGGCAGGGATTATTGAATTGAGAGAATCATTTTCAAAATCTTATGCAAAAGTGGGAATTGATATTTTGCCTGAGGATATATTGATTACTCAAGGTGGAAGCGAGGCTATTCAAATTACGTTGCAAGCTATTTGTAATCCAGGAGATGAGGTTCTAGTTCCTGAGCCATATTATACAAATTATGATAGTTTTTTAAGAATTGCTGATGCAAAATTAGTTCCAATTGAAACTTCTATCGAGAATCATTATCACTTGCCAGAAAGAGAAGAAATTGAAAAATTAATCACTCCAAAAACAAAGGCAATAATGTTTTCAAATCCAAGCAATCCGACTGGAATTGTTTTTAAGAAGGAAGAAATGGAATTAATTAGGGATATTGCAATAAAACATGATTTATATATTATTACAGATGAAGTTTACAGACAGTTTATTTACGATGAAGAAATTGAAAAAAGTTATCAGTCGTTTATGTCAATTCCTGAAATTAAAGACAGAGTAATTTTAGTTGACAGTATTTCAAAACACTACAGTGCGTGTGGAGCAAGAATCGGAGTCATTGCTTCTAAAAATAAGGATTTTATGGCACAAGCACTAAAATTCTGCCAAGCAAGGTTATCGGTTTCTACAATTGAGCAGTATGCAAGTACAAACTTAATTAATACTTTAGATACTTACATTGACAATACAAAATTGGAGTATAAAGTAAGACGTGATATGATTTATAATAATATCATAAAAATACCAGGAGTTATAACTTATAAGCCAAGCAGTGCATTATACTTAATCGCAGAACTTCCAGTAGACGATATTGAAAAATTTGCAATTTGGCTGTTAACTGAATTTAGATATGAAAATCAAACATTGTCGTTTGCGCCGGGACCTGGATTTTATACAACGCCAGGGAAAGGTACAAAAGAAGCTAGATTTTCGTTTTGTACACATAACTTGATTGAAATTGAAAATGGGATGAAGGTGTTGGAAAAAGCACTGGAAACGTATAATAAATTGGATAAGTAA
- a CDS encoding N-acetylmuramoyl-L-alanine amidase, producing MKKTIKKLLFLISILSIGNILNAYNKNNNLDVKKPPVEIQIDNGQSGKGEPKDDNASRRGGTETIRNSAGSITVDSSYTAKGQNYRQRFVILHYTAVNRDGSLRALTGNDVSSHYLVSDQKNDPVFYLVDENKRAWHAGVSEWKTTKNLNDSSIGIEIVNNGDVSGKFEPFKDFQIKEVAVLVRYLIDKYEIPPTNILGHSDIAPQRKPDPGPLFPWEELNKKYNIGMWYDSSSKSMYENQYASTWNTIPAATVQSEFSRFGYAINQTGIWDGQTKNVIKAFQYHFRPSKYDGKLDLETYAILKALNDKYNK from the coding sequence ATGAAAAAAACTATAAAAAAACTATTATTTTTAATATCGATATTATCTATTGGAAATATACTGAACGCATACAATAAGAACAATAATTTAGATGTTAAGAAACCGCCAGTAGAAATACAAATTGATAATGGACAAAGCGGAAAAGGAGAACCTAAGGACGATAATGCATCAAGAAGGGGAGGAACCGAAACTATCAGGAATTCTGCAGGTTCAATAACTGTGGATTCATCATATACTGCAAAAGGGCAAAATTACAGACAAAGATTTGTAATTTTACATTATACAGCAGTAAATAGAGATGGTTCGCTTAGAGCTTTGACAGGCAATGACGTAAGTTCTCATTACTTGGTATCAGATCAAAAAAATGATCCTGTTTTTTATTTAGTTGATGAGAATAAAAGGGCATGGCATGCTGGAGTAAGTGAATGGAAAACTACTAAAAATCTAAATGACAGTTCAATTGGAATTGAAATTGTTAATAATGGAGATGTAAGTGGAAAATTTGAACCATTTAAGGATTTTCAAATAAAGGAAGTTGCAGTACTTGTGAGATATCTGATTGATAAATATGAAATTCCACCAACAAATATTTTGGGACATTCTGACATTGCTCCACAAAGAAAGCCTGATCCAGGTCCATTATTTCCATGGGAAGAACTAAATAAAAAATATAATATAGGAATGTGGTATGACAGTTCAAGTAAATCAATGTATGAAAATCAATATGCAAGTACTTGGAATACTATACCTGCAGCGACAGTTCAATCTGAATTTAGCAGATTTGGGTATGCTATAAATCAAACAGGAATATGGGATGGACAGACAAAAAATGTAATAAAGGCGTTCCAATATCATTTCAGACCGTCTAAGTATGATGGAAAGCTTGATTTAGAAACATATGCAATTTTGAAAGCGTTAAATGATAAATATAATAAATAG